A segment of the Burkholderiales bacterium genome:
AAATAAATTCGGCTAAAGCGTGGGCAACCCGTTTTGGCGCAAGCTGAACGGGTTTTTTCATGTCCGCTGTTCCTTGGCATGGATGACCCGCCGCGCAATCCGTGAGGGCACCATGTCTGACGATTTCGAACTCGCAACTTTGGCGGTCCGCGCCGGCACCCATCGCAGTCAATTCAACGAACATTCCGAGGCGCTGTATCTGACCTCGAGCTTCGTGTTCGACAATGCCGCACAAGCCGCGGCGCGCTTTCGCGGCGACGAGCCAGGCAATGTCTATTCGCGCTTTACCAACCCGACCGTAACGGCGTTTCAGGAGCGGCTCGCGGCGATGGAAGGCGCCGAGTGCTGCATTGCGACCGCTTCCGGCATGTCGGCGATCGTTGCCTGCGTGATGGGGCTCTTGAAAAGCGGCGATCATCTGATCGCATCGCACAGCATCTTCGGCGCGACGGTGCAACTCTTCGGCAATATATTCAGGAAATTCGGCGTCGATACGACTTTCGTTCCGGCGACCGATGTTGCGCAATGGCGCGCGGCGGTGCAGCCGAATACGAAACTGCTGTTCGTCGAAACGCCGTCGAATCCGCTGACGGAGATTTCGGACATTGCCGCGTTGAGCGAAGTCTCCCGAAAAGCCGGCGCGTGGCTGGTCGTCGATAACTGTTTTTGCACGCCGGCGTTGCAGAAACCGCTCGAACTCGGCGCCGATATCATCATTCATTCGGCGACCAAATATCTCGACGGCCAGGGCCGTGTGCTGGCCGGCGCAGTGCTCGGCAAACGGGATCTGATGATGGACGGCGTATTCGGCTTCCTGCGCACGGCGGGGCCGAGCCTGAGCCCGTTCAACGCCTGGGTTTGTCTGAAAGGACTGGAGACGCTGAATATCCGCATGGCCGCGCATTGTGCGGCCGCCTATGAACTTGCCACCTGGCTGGAAGCGCAGCCGACAATCGAACGCGTTTATTACCCTGGGCTGCCCTCGCATCCGCAATGCGAACTTGCGCGCAGACAACAGAAATCCGGTGGCGGCATCGTCGCCTTCGACGTGGGCGGCGGCCGCGCCGCGGCATGGAAAGTCGTCGATTCGACGAGCATGATTTCGATCACCGCCAATCTCGGCGATACCAAGACAACGATTACCCATCCCGCGTCCACCACGCACGGCCGCATTTCGCCAGAAGCACGCGCTGCTGCAGGCATCGGCGAGGGCTTGCTGCGCGTCGCCGTCGGGCTCGAAGCAATCGCCGATATCAAAGCCGATCTGGAACGGGGATTGAGCGCGATTTAGGCAGATTGGGCCGGAATAACAGCGCTGGGGACTTATCCGGAATCCCTTATCAGCACTTCGGCGCAGCCGCTTTCGTCGCAATGCAGGTAAGCGCCGCTGTCGTACCAATCCCGCAACACCCAGCGCTCGCAGCGCCGGCCGTCGATCTCATGCACATGGCGCGCCGGTCTATGGGTGTGGCCATGGATCAAACGCGGATAACCGCTTTCGCGCAGCAGGGTTGCGACGGCGGACGGCGTGACATCCATGATGCCGGCCGCCTTTTCGAGCTTCTTCCGCGTGCTGCGTTCTCGCAGTCCTGCGATTTCGGCTTTGCGCTCGGCGAGCGGTCGCGCGAGAAAGGCCTGCTGCCATGCGGGGTCGCGCACTTTGCCGCGAAAGTTTTGATAGTCGCGATCGGCGGTGCACAGAAGATCGCCGTGGGTCAGCAGAGTCGGCACGTTAGCGACGCCGACGATGACCGGATCGGGCAGGAGCGTGGCGCCGCAAGCATCGGCGAATTGGCGGCCGATCAGGAAATCGCGGTTGCCGTGCATCAGGTACAGCGCAACACCCTGCTCGCTCAAGCCGTGCAATGCCGCAACGATGCCGGCATGGAATGGATCGGCCAGATCGTCATCGCCGGCCCAGTATTCGAACAGGTCGCCGAGCACGTACAGAGCATCCGCATGCGGCGCGGTGTCGTTCAAAAAATCAAAGAAGATGCGATTGATGCGCGGCCGGCTCGCGCACAGATGCAAGTCCGAAACGAACAGCGTCGGTTTCACGCGAAACGCCAGCGCAGACTTCGGCTACTCCGTCAGCATTCCTCGGCGCGCTCGATGACGACGTCCTGCTGTGGCACGTCCTGATGGCCACCGCTCGTCCCTGTTTTGACTTTTTTGATCTTGTCGACGACATCCTGGCCTTCAACAACTTTTCCGAACACGCAATAGCCGTAGCCCTGCTGCGAGGCCGAGGTGAAATTCAGGAAACTGTTGTTGGCCACGTTGATAAAGAACTGGCTGCTTGCGGAATGTGGAGCGGGCGTGCGCGCCATGGCCACCGTGTAAGTATCATTCTTCAGGCCGTTGGCGGCTTCATTCTTTATTTCGGCGCGCGCGTTTTTTTGCCGCATCCCCACCTCGAACCCGCCGCCTTGAATCATGAATCCCTCGATGACGCGATGGAACACGGTATCGTTGTAAAAGCCGTCGCGCACATACTGCAAAAAATTTTCAACCGTGGCGGGCGCTTTCCCGGCGTCGAGCTCAAGCGTGATGACACCCAGGCTGGTGTGAAGTTTAACCATGCTTTGTCCTTCTTATTTCGTTGGAGACGACCGTGTTACTTTCGGTTCGATGATAGAGATTCCTTTGATGACAACCGCCTCTTTCGGAGAATCGCTCGAAAACATCGCGTTGGCGCCGGTCGGCTGCGCGCCGATTCTGACCACCTTATCGAGGCCTTCGGTGACCTTGCCGAACACCGTGTAGCCGTATTCATTGGGTGTCAGCCCTTTGAAATCCAGAAAGCGGTTGTCGTTGAGGTTGATATAGAACTGCGCGGTTGCCGAATCGGGGTCCGCGGTGCGCGCCATCGCTATCGTGCCGAGCTGGTTTTTCAGGCCGTTATTCGCTTCGCTGTTGATCTTCGCGCGCGTCTTCTTCTCCTTCAGATCCTTGCTGATGCCGCCCCCCTGAACCATGAAGCCCTGGATCACTCGGTGGAATATAGTGTCTTCGTAAAATCCTTCGCGCACGTACTGCAAAAAATTCTCAACCGTCTTCGGCGCCTTTTCCGGATACAGCTCGACCGTGAAGTCGCCCTGGGTCGTCTCGATTTTTACCTGCGGATTGGCGGCTTGAACTATGCCTGTCACGGACATGAAAACAACGAGGAAGCGAAGAATATTGACGATCATGGTTTACCTTTCGAAAGTGGTTGTGGCTGGGCGCCGGGTTCCGGCAACAGACGCCGCAGCGCTTCGAGCTTGTCTGCTAGCGCCGGGTTTTTGTCTGCCAATTCGAGCGCCCGGGCATAAGAGCGCGCCGCCATTTTCGCGTGGACATCGCCGAGATTCTCGTGAGCGATCGCGTAGTTCGGCCGGTTGTCCAGTGCGCGTTCGAGTTGCTCGCGCGCCTTGTCGTATTCGCCGCGCGACGCATACAGGACAGCGAGATTGTTGTGAGGTTCCGGCAGCTCGGGATAGTCTTCGATCAGCGCGGAGAACACGGCAATGGCTTCATCGCTTTTTTGTTGCCCGGTCAGAACGACGCCTTTCAAAAAACGCGCTCGCGCATCTTTCGGATGTGCGGTGAGATAAGCTTCGATCTGCGCCAGCGCCTCGGGCAATTTACCTTGCTGTAAAAGCCGCCCGCTGTTGTCGAATTCATCCGCCGATGCCGGCAGGCTCAATACGATTGACAGGGTGACAAGAGCGATGCGCGAGGCCAGAAAAGTCGAGGTCATATGCTATAATTTTCGCGCACTTATCCGCCTGCTCATCTGCTTGCTCATCTACTTGTTATCCACTTGTTTACCATCCCCGCGCGTGCCTGATTTTACCAACAAGCGCGGCCGCTTCCCAGTCAACAATACCGGGGTTCGCCTTTCGATAAATCGATGCTGAACGTTTACAACACGCTGACGCGCAGCAAACAGAGCTTCGTCCCGATCAAGCCCGGCAAAGTCGGAATGTACGTTTGCGGGATGACGGTCTACGACTACTGCCACCTTGGACACGCGCGCGTGATGGTGGTTTTCGACATGGTCAAGAGCTGGCTTGCCGTCAGCGGCCTCGACGTGACTTACGTCCGCAACATTACCGATATCGACGACAAAATCATCAAGCGCGCAGCCGAAAACAAGGAAAGCATCGGTACGCTGACCGGGCGCTTTATCGCGGCGATGCATGAAGATGCCGCGCTGCTCGGCATTGCCGAACCGTCTTTCGAACCGCGCGCCACCGGCCACATTCCGGATATGATCGACATCATCAAGGCGCTGATCGATAGAGGCATTGCCTACGCGGCTCTGAATGGCGATGTGTATTACGCGGTCCATCAGTTTCCCGGCTACGGCAAATTATCGGGCAAATCTCTCGACGAACTGCGCGCCGGTGAGCGCGTTGAAGTCGATCCGGGCAAGCGCGACGCGCTCGACTTCGTGCTCTGGAAGGCGGCCAAGCCCGATGAGCCGTCCTGGGAAGCGCCGTGGGGCAAAGGGCGTCCCGGCTGGCATATCGAATGTTCGGCCATGAGCGAGCATTTGCTCGGCGCACATTTCGATATTCATGGCGGCGGCCAGGATCTGCAGTTTCCGCATCACGAAAACGAGATTGCGCAGTCGGAGGGTGCGCACGGCCATACTTTCGTCAATTACTGGATGCACAACGGCTTCGTACGCGTCGATAATGAAAAGATGTCGAAATCGCTCGGCAACTTTTTCACGGTGCGTGAAATCCTGAAGAAGTATGACGCCGAAGTCGTGCGCTTTTTTATCCTGCGCGCGCACTACCGCAGCCCGCTGAATTATTCGGACCAGCATCTGGACGATGCGAAACAGGCGCTGACGCGGCTTTACACCGCGCTGCGCGGAATCGATCCCGATTTGATGCAGATCGATTGGCAGGAGCCGCGCGCGGCTCGATTCAAGCTGGCGATGGACGATGATTTCAACACGCCGGAAGCGCTCGCCGTCTTGTTCGAACTCGCCAATGAAGTGAACAGGGCGAGATCGGCGCTGGATGCGCGCCTGTTGAAGTCGATCGCTTCAACTCTTGGTTTGTTGAGGCGCGATTCAGAGCAGTATCTGAAGGCAGAGCCGGGGATATCGCAAACTGCCGATGTTGCGGCTGACGCTTCCGGCATTGCATTTTCCGCGCAGATGATCGATCGGCGGATTGCCGAGCGAAGTGCGGCTCGCAAGGCGAAAGACTTTGCCGAATCCGATCGCATTCGCGATGAGCTGCAGGATGCTGGCATCCTGCTGGAAGATACGGCGGAAGGAACGATCTGGCGCCGCGCCTGACCGATCGCGCTTTTCGACACGACAATCGAACACTAGCCCTTTATCACGTCATCCGTTATTACTCGGCAAAGAACTCCTTGACCTTGTCCATCCAGGAGCGCGCGCGCGGATTGTGCGAGGCGTCTTTCTGATTCAAGGTTTCCAGTTCCTGCAGCAGTTCGCGTTGACGCGCGGTCAGGTTGACCGGTGTTTCGACCATCAGATGGCATAACAGATCGCCCGGCGTGTTGCTGCGTACGCCCTTGATTCCCTTGTTGCGCAGCCTGAACACCTTGCCGCTTTGCGTTTCCGCCGGAATCTTGATTTTGGCGTAGCCGTCCAGAGTCGGAATCTCGATTTCGCCACCCAGCGCCGCCGCTGAGAAACTGATCGGCATTTCGCAGTGCAAATCGTTGTGGTCGCGCGTGAAAACGGGATGCGGGCGAATATGAATGACGACATACAGATCGCCCGCCGGGCCCGCGTGCGATCCGGCTTCGCCTTCCCCGGACAAACGGATGCGGTCGCCTTCGTCCACCCCGGCCGGAATCTTGACCGACAGGGTTTTCTGCTTCTTGACCCGGCCGGCGCCACTGCAGGTCGCACACGGAGTCGATACGAATTTGCCGGTCCCGTGGCATTTCGGACAGCTTTGCTGAATCGAAAAAAAACCCTGTTGCATCCGCACCTGGCCGTTGCCGCCGCACGTCGGGCAGCTCGTTGCTTGGGTACCCGCCTTGGCGCCCGAACCTTTGCAGGCCCCGCATTCTTCGAGGGTAGGCACACGGATTTTGGTTTCGGTGCCGCGCGCCGCTTCTTCGAGGGAAACTTCGAGGTTGTAGCGCAGATCGGCGCCCCGGTGAGAGCTCGACCGGCCGCCGCGCGCGCCGCCGAAAATGTCGCCGAAAATGTCGCCGAAGGCATCGGCAAAGCCGCCGCTGAAGCCCTGCGCAGCGTTCGCGTCGATGCCGGCGTGACCATACTGATCGTAGGCCTGACGCTTGGAAGGTTCAGTCAGAACTTCGTAGGCTTCCTTGGCTTCCTTGAATTGCGCTTCGGACTTCGGGTTGTCCGGATTGCGATCTGGATGATGCTTCATGGCGAGCTTGCGATAGGCCTTTTTCAGATCGTCCTCGGACGCATCGCGGTTCACGCCCAGCACTTCGTAATAGTCTTTCTTCGCCATGTACAGAGTTTTCCCAAATGCGAGTGGCCGGATCAGGTCGCGATGCCGCTCCCTGATCCGGCCAGTTAAGCCAATCGCCGCCTTGGAGGCGAGGTTACCGCCCCTTAAGCTTTTTTCTCTTTCACTTCCTCGAATTCGGCGTCAACGACATCGCCGTCATCGTGTTTCCTGTCCGCCCCGGCACGCTGCTCGCCGCTGTCCTGCGGCGCGTCCTGCGGTTTCTGTTGCTCGGCGTACATCTGCTCGGCAAGTTTGTGCGAAGCGGCGGCCAATGCTTCGGTTTTGGATTCGATCGCATCCTTGTCACCGCTCTTCAACGCTTCTTCGGCGTCCTTCAGCGCTTCCTCAATTTTTGCCTTGTCGTCGGTTGAAACCTTGTCGCCGTGTTCTTTCAGCGATTTCTTGACCGAATGCACCATCGCATCGCAGCTGTTGCGCGCCTGCACCAACTCGAGCGCCTTGCGGTCTTCCTCGGCATTGGCTTCGGCGTCCTTGACCATGCGCTGGATTTCATCTTCCTTCAAGCCGGAATTGGCCTTGATGGTGATCTTGTTTTCCTTGTTGGTCGCCTTATCCTTGGCCGAAACGTGCAATATGCCATTTGCATCGATGTCGAAAGTGACTTCGATTTGCGGCAGACCGCGCGGCGCGCCCGGAATGTCGGTCAGGTTGAACTGACCCAGACTCTTGTTGCCGCTGGCGATTTCGCGCTCGCCCTGCAGCACGTGTATCGTCACCGCGGTCTGGTTGTCCTCGGCCGTCGAAAACGTCTGGTTCGCCTTGGTCGGGATCGTCGTGTTCTTGTTGATCAGCTTGGTCATCACGCCGCCCAGCGTTTCGATGCCGAGCGACAGCGGCGTCACGTCGAGCAGTAGCACATCCTTGACGTCGCCGCGCAGCACGCCGCCCTGGATCGCAGCACCGACCGCGACCGCTTCGTCCGGATTCACATCCTTGCGCGGCTCGCGGCCGAAGATCTCCTTGACCTTCTCCTGCACCTTGGGCATGCGCGTCTGGCCGCCGACCAGAATTACGTCCTCGATGTCGGTAATCTTCACGCCGGCATCCTTGATCGCCATCTTGCACGGCGCAATCGTACGCTCGATCAATTCCTCGACCAGGCTTTCGAACTTGGCGCGCGTGACCTTGACGGCCAGGTGTTTCGGTCCGTTGGCGTCGGCCGTGATGTAGGGCAGATTGACCTCGGTCTGCGTCGACGACGACAGCTCGATCTTGGCTTTCTCGGCGGCTTCTTTCAAACGTTGCAGCGCGAGCACGTCGTTGCGCAGATCGACGCCCGAATCCTTCTTGAATTCGTCCGCCAGGTATTCGATCAAACGCTGGTCGAAGTCCTCGCCGCCGAGAAAGGTATCGCCGTTGGTCGACAGCACCTCGAACTGATGCTCGCCTTCGATTTCGGCGATTTCGATGATCGAAATGTCGAACGTGCCGCCGCCGAGATCGTATACCGCGATTTTGCGGTCGCCTTCTCTCTTGTCCATGCCAAAAGCGAGCGCGGCCGCCGTCGGCTCGTTGATGATGCGTTTGACGTCGAGCCCGGCGATGCGGCCGGCGTCTTTCGTCGCCTGGCGCTGCGAATCGTTGAAATAGGCCGGCACCGTAATGACCGCTTCGGTGACCGGCTCGCCCAGGTAATCCTCGGCGGTTTTCTTCATCTTCAGCAGCACTTGCGCCGAGATTTCGGGCGGCGCGATTTTCTTGCCGCGCACCTCGACCCAGGCGTCGTTATTGTCTGCCTTGACGATCTTGTACGGCATGAGGTCGATGTCTTTCTGCACTTCTTTTTCGCCAAAGCGCCGACCGATCAAGCGCTTGACCGCGTACAACGTGTGCTTCGGATTGGTCACCGCCTGCCGTTTGGCGGGCGCGCCGACCAGCACTTCGCCGTTTTCCGGATAAGCGACGATCGAGGGCGTGGTGCGCGCGCCCTCGGAATTTTCGATGACTTTCGGCGTGCCGCCTTCCATGACGGCGACGCATGAATTGGTGGTGCCCAGATCGATGCCGATGATTTTTGCCATGTCTGAAACCCTTGAATGGATGCTTTGATGAATGTGCCTGGCTCTTATATGAGGCTTGCCCGGCCGTTTTCAAGCCTGTTTGCGGCGCTATTTTGCGACCATCACGAGCGCCGGGCGTATCACCCTGTCGTTCAACTGATAGCCTTTCTGCATGACTTGCACGACAGTATTCGGCGGCGCATCGAATTCGACCATGGTCATCGCCTGATGCTTGTGCGGATCGAACGGTTCGCCGACCGGATTGATTTCGCTGATATTGAATTTGTCGAATACTGCTTTCAACTGGCGCAAGGTCAGCTCGACGCCGTTCTTCAGGCTTTCGAGATTCGTGCTTTCGATGTTCAGCGCCGCTTCCAGCGCATCCTTGACGGCGAGAATTTCGGTCGAAAAATTATCGATCGCGTATTTATGCGCGTTCGCCACATCGGCCTGCATGCGCCGGCGCATGTTTTCGGTGTCGGCGCGCGCGCGCAGCCAGTTCTCGCGGTGCTCTTCGGCGGCGCGCTCGGCTTGCTGTACACGCTGTCCAAGTTCGGCCAGCGCTGCCTCGTCGTAAAAAGGGGCAGGCGCAACAGTTTGGGTTTCCTCCAGCAGCACTTCCGGTTGCTCACCTCTGAGTTCATTTTGTTTTTCATCATGCATGCGGAAATCCTCCAGGACAGATTCGCAACATATTGGGCGCTTATTTCGGACTTCAAGGGGCGGTCAGTAACCGTCAGGCTTGTATTTCGACTCACTTGAACAACGCCGGTTTGCTCGACACTCTGCGTAGGCGCATGCAGACCAGGCTGGACGCCGCGCCACGAAAACGCGCTCCCAGGGCAGGAGTTTATCGCCGCGGAACGCGTTGGGCTCCGGTTATTTCGCAGCGCTTTGCGCAGGCTACAAACAACAAAGGCAGCTGTGGCTGCCTTTGTTGTTCTGAGCCGATCCAGGCTCAACCGTTAAAGCGCTCTGAACGAACCGCCTCCCGTCCTTTCGCTGGGTACTACCGATCACGCACGGCTGTGGCGAGCCGACGAACTGGCGCTGGCAGCTCAGTTCGCTCTGTCATCGAGCGGCGTTTAGCCCCCAAGCTTGACATCAGTGCGAATGCGCGTGGGGCTGTTGCGCCGGGTCCTGGCGCAACAGCCGCTTGACCGCCGCGTCGTGCTCGAGATCGCCGAGGTCGGCTGCATCTATCGTGCGAAAGTCGCTCAGAGGCAAATGCGAAGACAGTCGCCATTCGGCCGCCGGCGTTGATCGCGTTTCGACCAGCCGCAGGGTGAAAGTACCCTGCGGCCCGCTGCGTTTGACGAGCGCCGGGACGTTTTTTTCCGGCAGCCACCGGATTTCGATATCTTCGCCATTCGCTTTGCCGCGGAATAGAGTCGCCGCGGTGTCTTTGCCGTCGTCATCGGCGACGGGTTGCAATTGCCGCAGAGCTGCCGGCGCGACCACTGAGCCGAGCGTTTCCCAATCCGGCGTAATGCCCCGTGCAGCGAGTTCGGCGGCCGTATATTCGATGACGATGCTGTCGTCGCGGAACACGCGCCGCAGCGAAATTCGACCGCCAGGCGAACGCTGCCAGATTTCGCCCCTCCCGGCGCTTGATGTTTCGATACGCGCGTCATTGCGCGCGATATACCAGGCGCCTCGCTGCACGGTTTGCCCGTCGCGATCGGTGAAGCTGGTTTCGTATTTGGCGGCGAGTGGATCGGAGGCGCTGTGTATTTCCGCCCGGCTTGGCAAAAAAGTCAGCAATCCCGCGGCGAACGTTAATGAA
Coding sequences within it:
- the dnaK gene encoding molecular chaperone DnaK produces the protein MAKIIGIDLGTTNSCVAVMEGGTPKVIENSEGARTTPSIVAYPENGEVLVGAPAKRQAVTNPKHTLYAVKRLIGRRFGEKEVQKDIDLMPYKIVKADNNDAWVEVRGKKIAPPEISAQVLLKMKKTAEDYLGEPVTEAVITVPAYFNDSQRQATKDAGRIAGLDVKRIINEPTAAALAFGMDKREGDRKIAVYDLGGGTFDISIIEIAEIEGEHQFEVLSTNGDTFLGGEDFDQRLIEYLADEFKKDSGVDLRNDVLALQRLKEAAEKAKIELSSSTQTEVNLPYITADANGPKHLAVKVTRAKFESLVEELIERTIAPCKMAIKDAGVKITDIEDVILVGGQTRMPKVQEKVKEIFGREPRKDVNPDEAVAVGAAIQGGVLRGDVKDVLLLDVTPLSLGIETLGGVMTKLINKNTTIPTKANQTFSTAEDNQTAVTIHVLQGEREIASGNKSLGQFNLTDIPGAPRGLPQIEVTFDIDANGILHVSAKDKATNKENKITIKANSGLKEDEIQRMVKDAEANAEEDRKALELVQARNSCDAMVHSVKKSLKEHGDKVSTDDKAKIEEALKDAEEALKSGDKDAIESKTEALAAASHKLAEQMYAEQQKPQDAPQDSGEQRAGADRKHDDGDVVDAEFEEVKEKKA
- a CDS encoding UDP-2,3-diacylglucosamine diphosphatase — its product is MKPTLFVSDLHLCASRPRINRIFFDFLNDTAPHADALYVLGDLFEYWAGDDDLADPFHAGIVAALHGLSEQGVALYLMHGNRDFLIGRQFADACGATLLPDPVIVGVANVPTLLTHGDLLCTADRDYQNFRGKVRDPAWQQAFLARPLAERKAEIAGLRERSTRKKLEKAAGIMDVTPSAVATLLRESGYPRLIHGHTHRPARHVHEIDGRRCERWVLRDWYDSGAYLHCDESGCAEVLIRDSG
- the grpE gene encoding nucleotide exchange factor GrpE, which gives rise to MHDEKQNELRGEQPEVLLEETQTVAPAPFYDEAALAELGQRVQQAERAAEEHRENWLRARADTENMRRRMQADVANAHKYAIDNFSTEILAVKDALEAALNIESTNLESLKNGVELTLRQLKAVFDKFNISEINPVGEPFDPHKHQAMTMVEFDAPPNTVVQVMQKGYQLNDRVIRPALVMVAK
- a CDS encoding cysteine--tRNA ligase: MLNVYNTLTRSKQSFVPIKPGKVGMYVCGMTVYDYCHLGHARVMVVFDMVKSWLAVSGLDVTYVRNITDIDDKIIKRAAENKESIGTLTGRFIAAMHEDAALLGIAEPSFEPRATGHIPDMIDIIKALIDRGIAYAALNGDVYYAVHQFPGYGKLSGKSLDELRAGERVEVDPGKRDALDFVLWKAAKPDEPSWEAPWGKGRPGWHIECSAMSEHLLGAHFDIHGGGQDLQFPHHENEIAQSEGAHGHTFVNYWMHNGFVRVDNEKMSKSLGNFFTVREILKKYDAEVVRFFILRAHYRSPLNYSDQHLDDAKQALTRLYTALRGIDPDLMQIDWQEPRAARFKLAMDDDFNTPEALAVLFELANEVNRARSALDARLLKSIASTLGLLRRDSEQYLKAEPGISQTADVAADASGIAFSAQMIDRRIAERSAARKAKDFAESDRIRDELQDAGILLEDTAEGTIWRRA
- the dnaJ gene encoding molecular chaperone DnaJ, which produces MAKKDYYEVLGVNRDASEDDLKKAYRKLAMKHHPDRNPDNPKSEAQFKEAKEAYEVLTEPSKRQAYDQYGHAGIDANAAQGFSGGFADAFGDIFGDIFGGARGGRSSSHRGADLRYNLEVSLEEAARGTETKIRVPTLEECGACKGSGAKAGTQATSCPTCGGNGQVRMQQGFFSIQQSCPKCHGTGKFVSTPCATCSGAGRVKKQKTLSVKIPAGVDEGDRIRLSGEGEAGSHAGPAGDLYVVIHIRPHPVFTRDHNDLHCEMPISFSAAALGGEIEIPTLDGYAKIKIPAETQSGKVFRLRNKGIKGVRSNTPGDLLCHLMVETPVNLTARQRELLQELETLNQKDASHNPRARSWMDKVKEFFAE
- a CDS encoding peptidyl-prolyl cis-trans isomerase, translating into MVKLHTSLGVITLELDAGKAPATVENFLQYVRDGFYNDTVFHRVIEGFMIQGGGFEVGMRQKNARAEIKNEAANGLKNDTYTVAMARTPAPHSASSQFFINVANNSFLNFTSASQQGYGYCVFGKVVEGQDVVDKIKKVKTGTSGGHQDVPQQDVVIERAEEC
- a CDS encoding O-succinylhomoserine sulfhydrylase, with the translated sequence MSDDFELATLAVRAGTHRSQFNEHSEALYLTSSFVFDNAAQAAARFRGDEPGNVYSRFTNPTVTAFQERLAAMEGAECCIATASGMSAIVACVMGLLKSGDHLIASHSIFGATVQLFGNIFRKFGVDTTFVPATDVAQWRAAVQPNTKLLFVETPSNPLTEISDIAALSEVSRKAGAWLVVDNCFCTPALQKPLELGADIIIHSATKYLDGQGRVLAGAVLGKRDLMMDGVFGFLRTAGPSLSPFNAWVCLKGLETLNIRMAAHCAAAYELATWLEAQPTIERVYYPGLPSHPQCELARRQQKSGGGIVAFDVGGGRAAAWKVVDSTSMISITANLGDTKTTITHPASTTHGRISPEARAAAGIGEGLLRVAVGLEAIADIKADLERGLSAI
- a CDS encoding tetratricopeptide repeat protein, producing the protein MTSTFLASRIALVTLSIVLSLPASADEFDNSGRLLQQGKLPEALAQIEAYLTAHPKDARARFLKGVVLTGQQKSDEAIAVFSALIEDYPELPEPHNNLAVLYASRGEYDKAREQLERALDNRPNYAIAHENLGDVHAKMAARSYARALELADKNPALADKLEALRRLLPEPGAQPQPLSKGKP
- a CDS encoding peptidylprolyl isomerase; translation: MIVNILRFLVVFMSVTGIVQAANPQVKIETTQGDFTVELYPEKAPKTVENFLQYVREGFYEDTIFHRVIQGFMVQGGGISKDLKEKKTRAKINSEANNGLKNQLGTIAMARTADPDSATAQFYINLNDNRFLDFKGLTPNEYGYTVFGKVTEGLDKVVRIGAQPTGANAMFSSDSPKEAVVIKGISIIEPKVTRSSPTK